A genome region from Altererythrobacter aquiaggeris includes the following:
- a CDS encoding chromosome segregation SMC family protein: MLIRRLKLSGFKSFVEPAELRVEPGLTGVVGPNGCGKSNLLEAIRWVMGENSPKSMRSGGMDDVIFAGTETRPQRDFAEVVLQGATGDGEELEVTRRIERGAGSSYRVNGRDVRAKDVALTFADAATGAHSPALVSQGKIAQVIAAKPAERRQMLEEAAGIAGLHVRRRDAESKLRQTEANLARLDDLMAGLDSQMASLRRQASQADRYTKLSGQIQVAEARLLYARWRDAARAAETARAEAQQAEQQVAEAKAATDIAQKEQATAAQKLGRARDELADRRDDASAHGHRMAALTGKLEAAEQRLADLDRQKARLEEDRSEADRMTRDAAEALARLTKELADSAQMLGADEALRPGIAAKLEDTDRAGRTAELALAKATAAQAGVEAEWRVAEAEVEQARARVSRLESELSRHDAARRELTEAGDPDSAVMQAQAAADEAANQLSALREKLEQQRTLKETLAAERDETASIFAAAKAELAGLEREHAVLARDRDSRVKQAANRQGLRSALDHIRAQRGYERALAAVLGRDAKARLGTPDGAGDGRYWTGTEPPAPVSDSIANHITDCPAELAARLALVHVVKLDDGRTLAPGHWLVTRDGQLRRWDGFVARGEGAGEAARLEAENRLAELEQLLPGQRAETRKAGEDQDFAQQELSSLQQGLVVLERQFATASDEERRALRSLDQAEGERERMASRLAELGKIQGGLADQRKQAEIEFALAERKRAALPDADAGRAALKAAQAKHDAARSALQAATADLAAHDQSLAVARERAATRRADMAGWQSRSGDATKRLAETERRFEEIAGERAVVAAKPAGLIKEIEQGDTVRERLSHELEAAELAVGHTTENARLADLKLAEHTETLATAREARAGLGARAENEEERRSEMGRISGERFQCSPPMLAEKFAFDAESIGGSGEESVELDRLTASRERIGPVNLVAADELAKMENQHGSSAAEQAELAEAVNRLRGSIGNLNREGRERLKRAFDQVDTHFRRLFTRLFEGGQAHLALIDSDDPLEAGLEIFAQPPGKRLQSLTLLSGGEQALTAIALIFALFLTNPAPICVLDEVDAPLDDANIDRFCDLLDQMVKETDTRYLIVTHNAVTMSRMHRLFGVTMVEQGVSRLVSVNLDTAEELLAAE, encoded by the coding sequence TTGCTGATACGGCGGCTTAAACTCAGCGGTTTCAAAAGCTTTGTAGAGCCTGCCGAATTGCGTGTAGAACCCGGCCTGACGGGGGTAGTCGGCCCGAACGGCTGTGGTAAATCCAACCTCCTCGAAGCGATCCGCTGGGTGATGGGCGAAAATTCGCCCAAGTCGATGCGCTCGGGCGGAATGGACGACGTCATTTTCGCTGGTACGGAAACGCGGCCGCAGCGCGACTTTGCCGAAGTCGTCCTGCAAGGTGCGACCGGCGACGGCGAGGAACTGGAAGTGACCCGCCGGATCGAACGCGGAGCCGGCAGTTCCTACCGCGTGAATGGCCGCGATGTGCGCGCAAAAGATGTTGCGCTGACTTTTGCAGATGCTGCCACTGGCGCGCACAGCCCGGCTCTCGTCAGCCAAGGCAAGATTGCTCAGGTAATTGCCGCAAAGCCGGCCGAGCGCCGCCAGATGCTCGAAGAAGCCGCCGGTATCGCGGGGCTGCACGTTCGCCGGCGCGACGCGGAAAGCAAATTGCGTCAGACCGAAGCCAATCTGGCGCGGCTGGATGATCTGATGGCGGGCCTGGACAGCCAGATGGCAAGCCTGCGCCGACAAGCCAGCCAGGCGGATCGTTACACCAAACTGTCTGGCCAAATCCAGGTCGCCGAGGCCCGCTTGCTGTATGCGCGGTGGCGCGACGCTGCCCGCGCTGCGGAAACCGCGCGCGCGGAAGCGCAGCAAGCCGAACAACAGGTTGCAGAAGCCAAAGCGGCAACAGATATCGCGCAAAAAGAACAGGCAACTGCCGCGCAGAAACTTGGCCGGGCGCGTGACGAATTGGCGGACCGCCGAGACGATGCAAGCGCGCACGGCCACCGGATGGCGGCGCTTACCGGCAAGCTGGAAGCGGCCGAACAGCGGCTTGCCGATCTTGACCGCCAGAAAGCGCGGCTCGAAGAAGATCGCAGCGAAGCTGACCGGATGACCCGCGACGCTGCGGAAGCGTTGGCACGGCTGACAAAAGAGCTGGCCGATAGCGCGCAAATGCTCGGGGCTGACGAAGCGCTGCGCCCCGGCATCGCCGCGAAACTGGAAGACACCGATCGTGCCGGACGCACTGCCGAGCTGGCATTGGCGAAGGCGACTGCCGCTCAGGCGGGGGTCGAGGCTGAATGGCGCGTCGCCGAAGCCGAGGTGGAACAGGCGCGCGCGAGGGTGAGCCGGCTTGAAAGCGAGCTGAGCCGTCACGATGCTGCGCGCCGCGAATTAACTGAAGCAGGCGATCCTGACAGCGCCGTCATGCAGGCTCAGGCTGCTGCAGATGAAGCTGCTAACCAATTGTCGGCTCTGCGTGAAAAACTGGAACAGCAGCGTACACTCAAGGAGACGTTAGCTGCTGAGCGAGACGAAACTGCCAGTATCTTTGCCGCTGCAAAGGCTGAACTGGCCGGGCTAGAGCGCGAACACGCGGTCCTCGCACGTGACCGGGATTCGCGCGTAAAACAGGCTGCAAACAGGCAAGGCCTTCGCTCTGCGCTTGATCATATACGTGCCCAGCGCGGTTACGAACGCGCATTGGCTGCTGTGCTGGGCCGCGATGCCAAGGCACGTCTCGGTACACCTGACGGCGCGGGCGATGGCCGGTACTGGACCGGTACGGAGCCGCCCGCGCCCGTCAGCGACAGCATCGCCAACCATATTACGGATTGCCCGGCCGAACTGGCCGCACGGCTCGCGCTTGTCCATGTCGTGAAACTGGATGACGGGCGGACTCTCGCGCCCGGCCATTGGCTGGTTACACGGGACGGCCAATTGCGCCGCTGGGATGGGTTTGTGGCACGCGGTGAAGGCGCTGGTGAGGCCGCCCGTCTGGAAGCGGAAAACCGGCTTGCGGAACTCGAGCAATTGTTGCCCGGGCAGCGCGCCGAAACCCGCAAAGCCGGCGAAGATCAAGATTTCGCGCAGCAGGAACTATCGTCACTGCAGCAAGGCTTGGTAGTGCTGGAGCGGCAATTCGCCACAGCTTCGGACGAGGAGCGCCGCGCGCTGCGATCGCTGGATCAGGCTGAAGGCGAACGCGAACGGATGGCCTCCCGACTCGCAGAACTCGGCAAGATACAAGGCGGGCTGGCCGATCAGCGCAAACAGGCTGAAATAGAATTCGCGTTGGCCGAGAGAAAGCGCGCTGCCCTGCCCGATGCCGATGCAGGACGTGCGGCTTTGAAAGCAGCGCAAGCAAAACATGACGCGGCGCGCTCCGCATTGCAGGCCGCCACAGCCGATCTGGCAGCGCACGACCAATCGCTCGCCGTAGCGCGCGAGCGGGCTGCCACCCGGCGGGCGGATATGGCCGGGTGGCAGTCGCGGTCAGGCGATGCGACAAAACGGCTCGCTGAAACGGAGCGGCGGTTTGAAGAAATCGCCGGGGAACGCGCAGTCGTCGCCGCCAAGCCCGCAGGTTTGATCAAGGAAATTGAGCAGGGAGATACGGTTCGCGAGAGGTTGAGCCATGAACTGGAAGCGGCTGAGCTCGCAGTCGGCCATACGACCGAAAATGCCCGACTTGCAGACCTCAAACTCGCCGAACACACCGAAACATTGGCTACTGCACGCGAAGCCCGCGCCGGATTGGGTGCGCGCGCGGAAAATGAAGAGGAGCGGCGAAGCGAAATGGGCCGCATTTCGGGTGAAAGGTTCCAATGCTCACCGCCAATGCTGGCCGAGAAGTTTGCATTTGATGCCGAGTCAATCGGCGGATCGGGCGAAGAATCGGTTGAGCTGGACCGTTTGACCGCCAGCCGTGAGAGGATCGGGCCGGTCAATCTGGTCGCCGCCGACGAACTCGCCAAAATGGAAAATCAGCACGGGTCAAGCGCGGCGGAGCAAGCGGAACTGGCTGAAGCGGTCAATCGGCTGCGCGGCTCCATCGGTAATCTCAACCGCGAAGGCCGCGAACGCCTGAAGCGCGCATTCGACCAGGTGGACACGCATTTCCGCCGTCTGTTCACGCGTTTGTTCGAAGGTGGTCAGGCGCATCTCGCGCTTATCGACAGCGACGACCCACTGGAAGCCGGGCTCGAAATATTTGCCCAGCCACCGGGCAAGCGCCTGCAATCCCTAACCCTGTTATCGGGCGGAGAGCAGGCTCTGACTGCCATTGCGCTGATCTTTGCCCTGTTCCTCACCAATCCGGCACCGATTTGTGTGCTCGACGAAGTGGA
- a CDS encoding DsbA family protein: MNTIRRFSFAAIALPLSLAIAGCGAETAEGEAPEGDAIAAIEAPGGQAWSETVTVSEEDGYILGNPEAPVKLLEYASLTCPACAAFSADASEKIRDKYVASGVVSYELRNLIRGPDDLMLARLVRCGAKESMIPLSDQVWANLQALLAPIYENQEAAQQAMAMAPDQRFVAFANSFGITDFFAARGISRDQAQACLANPEELQAIADRSQTQSEELGIAGTPTFFINGRKIEGNQNWSTIEPMLQAAGAR, from the coding sequence ATGAACACGATCCGCCGCTTTTCATTTGCCGCTATTGCGCTGCCATTGTCCCTCGCGATTGCCGGATGTGGTGCCGAAACTGCCGAAGGCGAAGCCCCAGAAGGCGATGCGATTGCCGCAATCGAGGCGCCCGGAGGTCAGGCATGGTCCGAAACAGTGACTGTTTCAGAGGAAGACGGCTATATTCTCGGCAATCCCGAAGCGCCGGTGAAACTGCTCGAATATGCGTCGCTCACCTGCCCCGCCTGTGCAGCCTTTTCCGCAGATGCCAGCGAGAAAATCCGCGATAAATACGTGGCTTCGGGGGTCGTCAGCTACGAACTTCGCAATTTGATCCGCGGGCCGGATGATCTGATGCTGGCCCGGCTGGTTCGCTGCGGCGCGAAGGAAAGCATGATCCCGCTGTCGGACCAGGTCTGGGCAAACCTGCAAGCGCTGCTTGCGCCGATTTATGAAAATCAGGAGGCTGCCCAACAGGCCATGGCAATGGCGCCTGATCAGCGTTTCGTCGCGTTTGCCAATTCATTCGGAATTACCGACTTTTTTGCAGCGCGCGGTATTTCGCGAGATCAGGCGCAGGCCTGCCTCGCCAATCCAGAAGAATTGCAGGCAATCGCCGATCGTTCGCAAACACAATCGGAAGAGCTGGGCATAGCCGGCACACCCACATTCTTTATCAACGGGCGCAAGATCGAAGGTAACCAGAACTGGTCCACCATCGAACCCATGTTGCAGGCGGCGGGCGCACGCTAA